CAACCACATGATGACGCGGATAAAAAAATGTCAAACTTCCCCTTGAAATCGCCTTTCATCCCGACAATCTGATTTGTGTCGACCGCCCATAAGGGGATCGGCAACACAGTCAAGAACCGCGAAAGCGGTCTTGCGAAGGTCTGTACCCATGTTGCTCAAAGGAGGATATGGCTATGGCAACACGACATGATTTTGCACCGCTGTTCCGCTCCAGCATCGGCTTTGACCGGATGCTTGATGCGCTGGAAGCTGCCAGCCGGCTGGACACGCCGGACAAATGGCCACCATATGACATCGTCAAGACAGGCGAGGACGACTATCGCATCGATATGGCGGTGGCAGGCTTCACCGAAAACGATCTGACCCTGACCCAGGACAAGAACATGCTGATCGTCTCGGGACACAGGGAAGATTCCGACAAGGACGGCAACAGCTACCTGTATCGTGGCATCGCCGGTCGATCATTCGAGCGCCGCTTCGAACTTGCGGATCACGTTCGGGTCGAGGGCGCCAGCCTGTCGGACGGCTTGCTGACCGTGAAGCTCAAGCGCGAGATCCCCGAGGAACTCAGGCCCCGCCGGATCGAGATCGCCTCTCAGGCCAGCGACAAGGGCGGCCAACCCGCGCAGATCACGACATCATCGGGGCGCGAGCCTGCCGCCGCCTGAGATTCCCTCTGAAAACCGCATGTGATGCACCGGTGCAACCGGTGCATCCCCTGACAATGTTCTGAAGACAAGGAGGAAGACAATGTCCGTACGTGACCTCATCCCCTGGACCCGGAACCGCAATGATCAAGCCCTGACCTCGTGGCGGGCCGAGACCAGCGATCCCTTCATCGCCTTTCACCGCGAGTTTGATCGCCTCTTCGACAGTTTCTGGCGTTCGTTCGACAGAACTCTGCCAATGGCAGGAGGATTGGGCAGCCTGATGCCCAACAGCTGGCCGAGTGTCGAAATCTCGGAAACGGACAATGAAATCCGTGTCACCGCCGATCTCCCGGGAATGGAGGAAAAGGATGTCGAGCTTCTGCTTGACCACGGTTCGCTGACCTTGCGCGGCGAGAAATCCTCGACCACCGAGGACAAGGAACGGCAAT
This is a stretch of genomic DNA from Paracoccus seriniphilus. It encodes these proteins:
- a CDS encoding Hsp20 family protein, whose protein sequence is MATRHDFAPLFRSSIGFDRMLDALEAASRLDTPDKWPPYDIVKTGEDDYRIDMAVAGFTENDLTLTQDKNMLIVSGHREDSDKDGNSYLYRGIAGRSFERRFELADHVRVEGASLSDGLLTVKLKREIPEELRPRRIEIASQASDKGGQPAQITTSSGREPAAA
- a CDS encoding Hsp20/alpha crystallin family protein, giving the protein MSVRDLIPWTRNRNDQALTSWRAETSDPFIAFHREFDRLFDSFWRSFDRTLPMAGGLGSLMPNSWPSVEISETDNEIRVTADLPGMEEKDVELLLDHGSLTLRGEKSSTTEDKERQFSERFYGRFERRIPLPVEVDQDKADAQFAKGVLTVTLPKSPSAQAQVKRIDIHS